A single genomic interval of uncultured Desulfobulbus sp. harbors:
- a CDS encoding Fur family transcriptional regulator has protein sequence MTEQIFQEQLRHFEQICKDAGLKLTHQRLVIYTDLLQSQDHPSAEALYRRLEKKLPTLSLDTVYRTLATFEKLGLVHRLETVASQARYEALGVRHHHFLCDGCGQVFDFFWPSFDNVRLPESLDEIGEVDRTSVVVHGICAACKATLQG, from the coding sequence ATGACAGAACAGATTTTTCAAGAGCAGCTTCGTCACTTTGAGCAGATCTGTAAGGATGCCGGGCTCAAGCTCACCCACCAGCGGCTGGTGATCTATACGGATCTGCTGCAGTCGCAGGACCATCCTTCGGCGGAGGCCCTGTACAGGCGGCTGGAGAAAAAACTGCCCACCCTTTCGCTTGATACGGTGTACCGGACCCTGGCCACCTTTGAAAAACTGGGACTGGTGCACCGGTTGGAAACCGTGGCCAGCCAGGCCCGTTACGAGGCATTGGGGGTGCGGCACCACCATTTTCTCTGCGATGGATGCGGCCAGGTCTTTGACTTCTTCTGGCCCTCCTTTGACAACGTGCGCCTTCCCGAATCTCTTGACGAGATCGGCGAGGTCGACCGTACCAGCGTCGTTGTCCACGGGATCTGTGCCGCTTGCAAGGCTACGCTGCAAGGCTGA
- the gcvPB gene encoding aminomethyl-transferring glycine dehydrogenase subunit GcvPB produces the protein MSTQPNTTLGTGGLIFNEPLLWERGKKGRVGMSIPESDVPAADLDAALASEGVDFPDLSEVDVVRHYTRLSQWNFGVDSGMYPLGSCTMKYNPKTNERQAATPAIAGAHPMLEDGLCQGTLQLLFELQQYLAAITGLDAVSLQPAAGAHGELTGMLIFHAYHRNQGRQRHKILIPDTAHGTNPASAALCGFKAVPVKSGEDGMLDPALVASLMDEDTAGIMITNPNTLGLFEESIREIAEIVHAKGGLVYGDGANMNAVLGVIDAKACGIDVLHLNLHKTFSTPHGGGGPGAGPVCVTTALEPFLPVPRVVIVDGQYRLEENHPLSVGRVHAFHGNFGVLVKAYSYILSMGEEGLHQVSRLAVLNANYIKEQLKGVFHLPYDRPCMHECVFSDQNQQADKITTLDMAKRLIDYGYHPPTIYFPLVVHGAMMIEPTESECKADIDQFIATLKRIAEEAKTDPELLHQAPQRTKVRRLDEVQAARCPCLVGLPLAE, from the coding sequence ATGAGTACGCAACCAAATACAACCCTGGGGACCGGCGGACTGATCTTCAATGAACCGCTGTTGTGGGAACGGGGCAAAAAGGGACGGGTCGGCATGTCGATTCCAGAAAGCGATGTGCCCGCAGCAGACCTGGACGCCGCCCTTGCCAGCGAAGGCGTGGATTTTCCCGACTTGAGCGAGGTGGACGTGGTCCGACATTACACCCGTCTCTCCCAGTGGAACTTCGGCGTCGACAGCGGCATGTACCCGCTCGGTTCCTGCACCATGAAGTACAACCCCAAGACCAACGAGCGTCAGGCGGCGACACCGGCCATTGCCGGTGCCCACCCCATGCTCGAGGATGGCCTCTGTCAGGGGACCTTGCAACTGCTCTTTGAACTGCAGCAGTATCTCGCCGCCATCACCGGCCTGGACGCGGTGTCCCTGCAACCGGCCGCAGGTGCCCACGGCGAGCTGACCGGCATGCTCATCTTCCATGCCTACCACCGGAACCAGGGCAGGCAGCGGCACAAGATCCTCATTCCGGATACGGCCCACGGCACCAACCCGGCATCGGCCGCGCTCTGTGGCTTCAAGGCCGTTCCGGTCAAATCGGGCGAGGACGGCATGCTCGATCCGGCCCTGGTGGCCTCGCTGATGGACGAGGACACCGCCGGCATCATGATCACCAACCCCAACACCCTGGGGCTTTTTGAAGAGAGCATCCGCGAGATCGCCGAGATCGTCCATGCCAAGGGCGGCCTGGTCTACGGCGATGGCGCCAACATGAACGCGGTGCTCGGGGTGATCGATGCCAAGGCCTGCGGCATCGATGTGCTCCACCTCAACCTCCACAAGACCTTTTCCACCCCGCACGGCGGCGGCGGCCCCGGTGCCGGGCCGGTCTGCGTGACCACCGCGCTTGAGCCCTTTCTGCCTGTACCGCGGGTGGTTATCGTCGATGGCCAGTATCGCCTCGAGGAAAACCACCCGCTCTCCGTTGGCCGGGTGCATGCCTTCCACGGCAACTTCGGGGTGTTGGTCAAGGCCTACAGCTATATTCTCTCCATGGGCGAAGAGGGCTTGCATCAGGTCAGCCGGTTGGCGGTACTCAATGCCAACTATATCAAGGAACAGCTCAAGGGCGTTTTCCATCTGCCCTATGACCGGCCCTGCATGCACGAATGCGTGTTTTCCGACCAGAATCAGCAGGCCGATAAAATCACCACCCTGGATATGGCCAAACGGTTGATCGATTACGGCTACCACCCGCCGACCATCTACTTTCCCCTGGTGGTGCACGGGGCGATGATGATTGAGCCCACCGAGAGCGAGTGCAAGGCGGATATCGACCAGTTCATCGCCACCCTCAAACGCATTGCCGAGGAGGCCAAGACGGATCCGGAGCTGCTCCATCAGGCCCCGCAACGGACCAAGGTGCGGCGGCTGGACGAGGTCCAGGCGGCCCGTTGTCCCTGCCTGGTCGGTTTGCCGTTGGCCGAATAG
- a CDS encoding ADP-ribosylglycohydrolase family protein has translation MTTATKAMVLASFAADSLALGAHWIYDTAEIRRKFGRVEGLIAPDADSYHKGKERGDFTHYGDQALVLLESVAANGTFSQEDFARAWQELFADYRGYVDKATAATLEHMQQGMPLAQCGSKSSDLGGAARIAPLIYRFHSDPESLLTAVREQTMLTHNNPATLAGAAFIAQVVVDILQGSDPAAAMEQVLEQGVADIDLDIRIRSALDSQAKESGGVIKQFGQMCGIAAALPGALHLVLKYPDDLRTALVENVMAGGDSAARGMVVGMMLGARLGLEALPQSWQQDMRASGRIIALLEQVDALR, from the coding sequence ATGACAACAGCGACAAAGGCCATGGTCCTGGCCTCGTTTGCAGCGGACAGTCTGGCGCTCGGTGCCCACTGGATCTACGATACCGCCGAGATCAGGCGCAAGTTCGGGCGGGTGGAAGGGTTGATCGCCCCTGATGCAGATTCCTATCACAAGGGCAAGGAGCGGGGGGACTTTACCCATTACGGCGATCAGGCGCTGGTGTTGTTGGAATCGGTGGCTGCCAACGGCACATTTTCCCAGGAGGACTTCGCCCGCGCCTGGCAGGAGTTGTTTGCCGATTACCGGGGCTATGTCGACAAGGCCACCGCCGCCACTCTGGAGCACATGCAGCAGGGGATGCCGCTTGCCCAGTGCGGTTCCAAATCTTCGGATCTTGGCGGGGCTGCGCGTATTGCGCCGTTGATCTATCGTTTTCACAGCGATCCCGAGTCGTTGCTGACAGCGGTGCGCGAGCAGACCATGCTGACCCATAACAATCCGGCCACCCTGGCAGGGGCTGCGTTTATCGCCCAGGTCGTGGTTGATATCCTGCAGGGGAGTGATCCAGCAGCGGCCATGGAGCAGGTTCTGGAACAGGGGGTGGCGGATATTGATCTGGATATCCGCATCCGCAGTGCGCTTGACTCCCAAGCCAAGGAGAGTGGCGGTGTGATCAAGCAGTTCGGGCAGATGTGCGGTATTGCCGCCGCTCTCCCCGGAGCGCTGCACCTGGTGTTGAAGTATCCCGATGATCTCAGAACGGCGTTGGTAGAAAATGTCATGGCCGGAGGCGACTCGGCGGCCCGCGGCATGGTGGTGGGGATGATGTTGGGCGCCCGTCTGGGGCTGGAGGCACTGCCGCAAAGCTGGCAACAGGACATGCGGGCCTCTGGCCGGATCATTGCGTTGCTGGAACAAGTTGATGCCCTGCGCTGA
- a CDS encoding Lrp/AsnC family transcriptional regulator, translating to MLIDATNLAIINHLKDGRASYKKIAEELSLAEGTVRSRVKKLMDEGVLSISGLVNPEALPDQQIVMVGVRVKGMDLVKKGEEFSQLKSVISVCVVTGQFDLIVTAMLSKDFGLLEFFTQEVATIDNVRSVETFVVYKSFNLKVPLTSQPVLGTSDQTSASF from the coding sequence ATGCTGATCGACGCCACCAATCTTGCCATCATCAACCATCTCAAAGATGGGCGCGCTTCCTACAAAAAAATCGCCGAAGAACTGTCCCTGGCCGAGGGCACGGTCCGTTCGCGGGTGAAAAAACTCATGGACGAAGGCGTGCTCTCCATTTCGGGCCTGGTCAATCCCGAGGCACTGCCCGATCAGCAGATCGTCATGGTGGGGGTCCGGGTCAAGGGCATGGATCTGGTCAAAAAAGGCGAGGAGTTCAGTCAGCTGAAATCGGTCATTTCCGTCTGCGTGGTGACCGGCCAGTTCGATCTGATCGTCACCGCTATGCTGAGCAAGGATTTCGGCCTGCTCGAATTTTTCACCCAGGAAGTCGCCACCATCGACAACGTGCGGTCGGTGGAGACCTTTGTGGTCTATAAAAGTTTCAATCTCAAGGTCCCCCTGACCAGTCAACCGGTGCTGGGAACCAGCGACCAGACCTCCGCCTCTTTCTAA
- the recD gene encoding exodeoxyribonuclease V subunit alpha yields the protein MDFVQLATLPGLRPIDLQAGKLLRRLDRAGCEILPVLATLASWAAGQGHTCLPLAAGGDILCELGGERSAWPDVSVLRAQLLDSEMVAEPGNFAPLILDRDNRLFLYRYHACEQAIARALCCRSTVLLPVDEARALTLLDQLFPPLREGGDWQRAAALLALYKSLVIISGGPGTGKTYTVARILALLTELAAGGLRIGLVAPTGKAALRIQESIRQARAGMAVAPESIFTLQAQTLHRLLGFQVNRPGFRHNRDNLLHLDLLVVDEASMIDVGLMAALLEALPSRCRILLLGDRDQLASVEAGNLFADLCGPGEVSWSASLRAGMGPLLRADLPASATVFPHPLADSLVLLRESRRFAAGSGIGALARAVNNGEEEGVRKSLATHWPDVEIFDPGLHSQLAFGQELIFPFLEPLLKAESAAGALQAQAKRRILCALREGPCGVEGINRMVELHLRRVQGVAPEVRLFSGMPILITRNDYQLGLFNGDTGVLWADEQGMLHGWFEQEGAGLRSFALARLPAWQPSYAMTVHKSQGSEFDRVLLLLPGDDAPVLTRELLYTGITRAREKLIICGSQELFLRTTGRRVIRYSGLADKMMHPHHV from the coding sequence ATGGATTTTGTACAACTGGCCACTTTGCCTGGCTTGCGGCCCATCGATCTCCAGGCCGGAAAACTGCTCAGGCGCCTTGACCGGGCGGGTTGCGAGATTCTCCCCGTGCTGGCGACCCTGGCCAGTTGGGCAGCCGGCCAGGGCCATACCTGTCTGCCGCTGGCCGCGGGGGGGGACATCCTCTGTGAATTGGGTGGAGAGCGTTCCGCCTGGCCGGATGTCTCCGTCCTACGGGCGCAGCTCCTGGACTCGGAGATGGTGGCGGAGCCGGGCAACTTTGCCCCGTTGATACTCGACCGGGACAACCGGCTTTTTCTCTATCGCTACCATGCCTGCGAGCAGGCCATTGCCCGGGCACTGTGCTGCCGGTCCACCGTCCTCTTGCCCGTGGATGAGGCGCGGGCCCTGACCCTCCTGGATCAGCTCTTTCCCCCCCTGAGGGAGGGGGGTGACTGGCAACGGGCCGCCGCTCTCCTTGCCTTGTATAAATCCCTGGTCATCATTTCCGGCGGGCCCGGAACCGGCAAGACCTATACCGTGGCCCGCATTCTCGCCCTGTTGACCGAGTTGGCGGCAGGCGGGCTGCGCATCGGCCTGGTCGCCCCCACCGGCAAGGCCGCCCTGCGGATCCAGGAATCCATCCGTCAGGCCAGGGCGGGCATGGCCGTGGCCCCGGAGTCGATCTTTACCCTCCAGGCACAGACGCTGCACCGGCTGCTGGGATTTCAAGTCAATCGACCGGGGTTTCGTCATAATCGAGACAATCTGCTCCATCTGGACCTGCTGGTGGTGGACGAGGCCTCGATGATCGACGTGGGGTTGATGGCGGCTCTGCTCGAGGCGCTTCCCTCCCGGTGCCGTATTCTCCTCCTAGGCGATCGCGATCAGCTGGCCTCGGTGGAGGCGGGCAACCTCTTTGCCGATCTCTGCGGACCAGGCGAGGTGAGCTGGTCGGCTTCGCTGCGAGCGGGCATGGGGCCGCTGCTCAGGGCCGATCTCCCCGCATCGGCCACGGTGTTTCCCCATCCTCTGGCCGATTCACTGGTCCTCCTGCGAGAGAGCCGCCGCTTTGCCGCGGGTTCGGGCATCGGCGCCCTGGCCAGGGCGGTGAACAACGGTGAAGAAGAAGGCGTTCGCAAGAGCCTGGCCACCCATTGGCCGGATGTCGAAATTTTCGATCCCGGCCTGCACTCCCAGTTGGCTTTCGGCCAAGAGCTGATTTTCCCCTTTCTCGAGCCGCTGCTCAAGGCCGAATCCGCTGCGGGCGCCTTGCAGGCCCAGGCCAAGAGGCGCATCCTCTGCGCCCTGCGCGAAGGCCCCTGTGGCGTGGAGGGGATCAACCGCATGGTGGAGCTGCATCTGCGCCGGGTCCAGGGGGTGGCGCCGGAGGTTCGTTTGTTCAGTGGCATGCCGATCTTGATTACCCGTAACGATTACCAGCTGGGACTGTTCAACGGTGATACCGGCGTGCTCTGGGCTGATGAGCAAGGGATGCTGCACGGGTGGTTTGAGCAGGAGGGGGCAGGGCTCCGCTCCTTTGCCCTGGCACGGCTCCCGGCCTGGCAGCCGTCCTATGCCATGACCGTGCACAAGTCCCAGGGCTCGGAGTTTGATCGAGTGCTGCTCCTCTTGCCCGGGGACGATGCGCCGGTGTTGACCCGGGAGTTGCTCTACACCGGCATTACCAGGGCCAGAGAAAAGTTGATAATTTGCGGTTCTCAAGAACTGTTCTTGCGTACCACTGGCAGGCGGGTTATTCGTTACTCGGGATTGGCCGACAAGATGATGCATCCCCACCATGTGTAA
- the tpx gene encoding thiol peroxidase, with the protein MAKITLKDNAIDTIGELPAVGSAAPEFTLVKTDLAEVKLADYKGKKVVLNIFPSVDTPVCAASVRNFNKVAGETENTVVLCISADLPFAHTRFCETDGLKNVESLSVFRSPAFGKDYGVTITTGPIAGLLSRAIVVIDPAGKVVYTEQVPEITQEPNYDAALAAVK; encoded by the coding sequence ATGGCTAAAATCACCCTGAAAGACAATGCAATCGACACCATCGGCGAACTGCCTGCAGTTGGTTCTGCAGCTCCCGAATTCACCCTGGTCAAAACCGACCTCGCCGAGGTGAAGCTTGCCGACTACAAAGGGAAAAAAGTAGTGCTCAATATCTTCCCCAGCGTCGACACACCGGTTTGCGCGGCCTCGGTTCGCAATTTCAACAAGGTTGCCGGCGAAACGGAGAATACCGTGGTGCTCTGCATCTCTGCAGATCTGCCCTTTGCCCACACCCGTTTCTGTGAAACCGATGGCCTGAAAAACGTGGAGTCCCTGTCCGTATTTCGTTCTCCGGCCTTTGGCAAGGACTACGGCGTCACCATCACCACCGGGCCTATTGCCGGACTCCTCTCCCGCGCCATCGTGGTGATCGATCCTGCCGGCAAGGTCGTCTACACCGAGCAGGTTCCGGAGATCACCCAGGAGCCCAACTATGACGCGGCCCTGGCAGCCGTGAAATAA
- a CDS encoding aminomethyltransferase family protein, giving the protein MDTTAMKVTPLHAWHVGQNANMAAFGGYEMPLWYPAGAKAEHLAVITAAGLFDTSHMAVLTLRGSRVRDLLQSSFSKDLERCIGPKEAPLLPGRCVYGVFLDMSGGVLDDAIVYQCGGSEYMIVVNASMGGPIAAHLREQNRFGSEAEIVDRTDRVGKMDIQGPKAAAILGRILQDPQQVFDKMVYFSFKGSFAPTELPGGAVTLQDGTPLMVSRTGYTGEFGFELFIAPEHLERLWTLLLDAGRSEGLIACGLAARDSLRAGAGLPLSHQDIGPWIFAENPWMFVLPWDESGRGFSKDCLGLSAVLDAQNPPVTQAFAGFDPRKITLSDSARVTDLEGTTIGTILTCTTDMAIDRVDGKIISLATPVEQGRPASFTPRGLCCGLVRLNTKFTVGSEIILTDGKRKLKVEIRDEIRPDRTARNPMQTMLNA; this is encoded by the coding sequence ATGGATACAACAGCCATGAAAGTGACCCCGCTGCATGCCTGGCATGTCGGCCAGAATGCCAATATGGCCGCCTTTGGCGGATATGAAATGCCGCTGTGGTACCCGGCCGGGGCCAAGGCCGAGCATCTGGCCGTGATTACCGCGGCCGGCCTTTTCGACACCAGCCACATGGCCGTGCTCACCCTGCGCGGGTCGCGGGTGCGTGATCTGCTCCAATCCTCCTTCTCCAAGGACCTGGAACGCTGCATCGGGCCGAAAGAGGCCCCCCTGCTTCCCGGACGCTGCGTCTACGGCGTGTTCCTCGATATGAGTGGAGGGGTGCTCGACGACGCCATTGTCTACCAGTGCGGCGGCAGCGAATACATGATCGTGGTCAACGCCTCCATGGGCGGGCCCATCGCCGCTCATCTGCGCGAACAAAACCGTTTCGGCAGCGAGGCTGAGATCGTCGATCGCACCGACCGGGTCGGTAAGATGGATATCCAGGGCCCCAAGGCCGCCGCCATTCTCGGCCGGATCCTGCAGGACCCGCAGCAGGTCTTTGACAAGATGGTCTATTTTTCCTTCAAGGGCAGTTTCGCACCAACAGAGCTGCCTGGGGGAGCTGTGACCCTGCAGGACGGGACCCCGTTGATGGTATCGCGCACCGGCTATACCGGCGAGTTCGGCTTTGAGCTGTTTATCGCCCCGGAACATCTCGAGCGTCTGTGGACGCTGCTGCTCGATGCGGGCCGTTCCGAAGGGCTGATTGCCTGCGGTCTGGCCGCACGCGATTCCCTGCGGGCCGGCGCCGGTCTGCCGCTCTCCCACCAGGATATCGGCCCCTGGATTTTTGCGGAAAATCCCTGGATGTTCGTCCTGCCTTGGGACGAGAGCGGGCGAGGATTCAGCAAGGATTGTCTCGGCTTGAGCGCGGTGCTTGACGCGCAGAATCCTCCGGTCACCCAGGCCTTTGCCGGCTTTGATCCGCGCAAGATTACCCTGAGCGACAGCGCCAGGGTGACCGACCTTGAGGGCACCACCATCGGCACCATTCTCACCTGCACCACCGACATGGCCATCGACCGGGTGGACGGAAAAATTATCAGCCTGGCCACCCCGGTGGAGCAGGGGCGACCGGCATCGTTCACCCCACGAGGCCTCTGCTGCGGCCTGGTCCGCCTCAATACGAAATTTACCGTCGGCAGCGAGATCATCCTCACCGACGGTAAACGCAAACTCAAGGTGGAGATCCGCGACGAGATTCGGCCGGACCGTACCGCCCGCAACCCCATGCAAACCATGCTCAACGCTTAA
- the gcvH gene encoding glycine cleavage system protein GcvH, translated as MKELDELQLPSDLGYTDDHEWAQVTGATVRIGVSDYAQDQLGDIVFVELPAVGDSFAKGEEFGTLESVKAVSELYMPMSGEVVAVNTALTDSPELINEDPYANWIIEIKASNPGEFDELHQAAAYLEMLRG; from the coding sequence ATGAAAGAACTCGATGAACTGCAATTGCCCTCGGACCTCGGGTACACCGACGATCATGAATGGGCCCAGGTGACCGGTGCGACCGTGCGCATCGGCGTCAGCGACTATGCCCAGGATCAGCTGGGCGATATCGTCTTTGTCGAATTGCCGGCCGTGGGCGACAGTTTTGCCAAGGGCGAGGAGTTCGGCACCCTGGAGTCGGTCAAGGCGGTTTCCGAGCTGTACATGCCCATGTCCGGCGAGGTGGTTGCGGTCAATACGGCCCTCACCGATAGCCCCGAATTGATCAATGAAGATCCGTACGCCAACTGGATCATCGAGATCAAAGCCAGCAATCCCGGCGAATTTGACGAGCTGCACCAGGCGGCAGCCTACCTCGAAATGCTCAGAGGATAA
- the gcvPA gene encoding aminomethyl-transferring glycine dehydrogenase subunit GcvPA — protein sequence MRYLPHTPEEISEMLEVIGCDSLDGLFASVPADCRMTASWNLPQAKSEWQLNDHMRALASAMGVDASAKVLIGAGSYCHHIPETVRALTSRSEFLTAYTPYQPELAQGTLQGIFEYQTLTARLLGVDVVNASMYDGASALAEALLMGLRIAKKKKRVAVSKAVHPHYRAVVRAYLQPAGFEIVELDYGADGRTDLGGLADDLAAVALQSPNFFGVIEDLSQAGTTIHAAGALFVAGFSEPLAYGLVKSPGSCGADIVCGEGQSFGIAPSFGGPGLGMFGCKEPYTRNMPGRLVGETKDLEGRRGYVLTLATREQHIRREKATSNICSNQGICAMTAAMYMASLGGTGIGQLARLNFDKTQYLKKSLQQAGAEIVFAAPSFNEFVVRFPGDFAAARQRLLAKNIVVGLELGKFYPELSGAYLFCVTETIDKPTMDAIVAEVAA from the coding sequence ATGCGCTACCTGCCCCATACCCCCGAAGAAATCAGCGAGATGCTCGAGGTTATCGGTTGCGACAGCTTGGATGGGCTGTTTGCCTCCGTTCCCGCCGACTGCCGCATGACCGCGTCCTGGAACCTGCCCCAGGCCAAGAGCGAGTGGCAGCTGAACGACCATATGCGCGCATTGGCCTCCGCCATGGGGGTTGATGCGTCCGCCAAGGTACTGATCGGGGCGGGCAGCTATTGCCACCACATCCCCGAGACCGTACGGGCCCTGACGAGCCGTTCCGAGTTCCTCACCGCCTATACCCCCTACCAGCCGGAGTTGGCCCAGGGCACCCTCCAGGGCATCTTCGAATACCAGACCCTGACCGCCCGTCTGCTTGGGGTGGATGTGGTCAACGCCTCGATGTACGACGGTGCCTCCGCCCTGGCCGAGGCCCTACTCATGGGGCTGCGCATTGCCAAGAAGAAAAAACGGGTGGCCGTGTCCAAGGCCGTTCACCCCCACTACCGGGCAGTGGTCCGGGCCTATCTCCAGCCCGCGGGCTTTGAGATCGTCGAGCTCGACTACGGTGCAGACGGGCGGACCGATCTCGGCGGGCTTGCCGACGACCTTGCGGCGGTGGCGCTGCAGTCGCCCAACTTCTTCGGTGTGATCGAGGATCTCAGCCAGGCCGGGACAACCATTCACGCTGCGGGCGCGCTCTTTGTCGCCGGTTTTTCCGAACCGCTTGCCTACGGCCTGGTGAAAAGCCCTGGTTCCTGCGGCGCGGATATCGTCTGCGGCGAGGGCCAGAGCTTCGGCATCGCCCCGTCCTTCGGCGGCCCGGGGCTGGGGATGTTCGGTTGCAAGGAACCCTACACCCGCAACATGCCCGGCCGTCTGGTCGGGGAGACCAAGGATCTCGAAGGGCGGCGGGGCTACGTGCTGACGCTTGCCACCCGCGAGCAGCATATCCGCCGGGAAAAGGCGACCTCCAACATCTGCTCCAATCAGGGTATCTGCGCCATGACCGCGGCCATGTATATGGCTTCCCTTGGCGGGACCGGCATCGGTCAACTGGCCCGGCTCAACTTTGACAAGACCCAGTATTTGAAGAAGAGCCTCCAACAGGCCGGGGCCGAGATCGTCTTTGCCGCACCGAGCTTCAACGAATTCGTCGTCCGCTTCCCCGGAGACTTTGCGGCAGCCCGGCAGCGGCTGCTGGCCAAAAACATTGTCGTTGGCCTGGAGTTGGGGAAATTCTATCCTGAGTTGAGCGGGGCTTACCTGTTCTGCGTCACCGAGACGATCGACAAACCAACCATGGACGCCATTGTCGCGGAGGTGGCAGCATGA
- a CDS encoding selenium metabolism-associated LysR family transcriptional regulator → MDIRKLDVFRKVVELKSFTKAAEAALLSQPTVSEHIRNLEEELGLKLVDRLGREVEPTPVGMVLYRYAVRMTQLQQEALQAVARYNGDLSGELRIGASTIPAAYILPQAIGSFCSRHREVKPVVQVNSSRTVAAQIVEGSVDIGLVGAIWNERGLEWTTAFSDTLVLAVPVLHPLAKAKSVKVEELVGLPFIQREQGSGTRRMVAKMFEQQGIRETDLQEVALLGSNEAVREAVKAGVGVAIISSRSVAQDVQCGTLVAVPLDDEAAHRPIYLLQRKNRELSPVASAFVEHLRLAAEQD, encoded by the coding sequence ATGGATATCAGAAAATTGGACGTGTTTCGCAAGGTGGTCGAACTGAAAAGCTTCACCAAGGCCGCTGAGGCAGCCCTGCTTTCCCAGCCCACGGTCAGCGAACATATCCGTAACCTTGAAGAGGAGCTGGGGCTCAAGCTGGTCGACCGCCTCGGGCGCGAGGTCGAACCGACCCCGGTGGGGATGGTGCTCTACCGTTATGCGGTGCGGATGACCCAGTTGCAGCAGGAGGCCCTGCAGGCGGTGGCCCGCTATAACGGCGATTTGAGCGGCGAGTTGCGCATTGGCGCCTCCACCATTCCCGCAGCCTACATCCTGCCGCAGGCGATTGGTTCCTTCTGCAGCCGCCACCGCGAGGTCAAGCCCGTGGTACAGGTCAACAGCTCGCGCACCGTGGCGGCGCAGATTGTCGAGGGCAGTGTGGATATTGGCCTGGTCGGCGCGATCTGGAACGAGCGTGGCCTGGAGTGGACCACGGCCTTCTCCGACACCCTGGTGCTGGCGGTGCCGGTGCTGCACCCCCTGGCCAAGGCGAAAAGCGTCAAGGTGGAGGAACTGGTCGGATTGCCCTTTATTCAACGGGAACAGGGCTCCGGCACCAGGCGGATGGTGGCAAAGATGTTTGAGCAGCAGGGGATTCGCGAGACGGATCTGCAGGAGGTGGCCCTGCTCGGCTCCAACGAGGCGGTGCGCGAGGCGGTCAAGGCCGGGGTCGGCGTGGCGATCATCTCTTCCCGCTCGGTTGCCCAGGACGTGCAGTGCGGCACTCTGGTGGCTGTCCCCCTCGATGACGAGGCCGCCCATCGCCCCATCTATCTCCTCCAACGCAAGAACCGGGAACTCTCGCCGGTGGCCTCCGCCTTTGTCGAGCACCTGCGCCTGGCAGCGGAGCAGGATTGA
- the lipB gene encoding lipoyl(octanoyl) transferase LipB, with product MINTAGFVDLGLQPYVQVHALQVGLATALHHGDLDRDQFLCVEHPSVYTLGRHGSRSHLGVSEDFLAKRGIEVVTIERGGEITYHGPGQLVLYPILRLKQHRLRVGEYVCLMEELMLRLAADCGVRANRDPRNHGVWVGNNKLGSIGIAIRHGVTFHGLALNVELDLTPFSWINPCGLTGVGMTSFVHEGANCSMAQVKAHLRMHLEELFTLNLQTVSEASLLVALQGTPAP from the coding sequence ATGATCAACACGGCCGGTTTTGTCGACCTGGGGCTGCAGCCCTACGTGCAGGTGCATGCGCTCCAGGTCGGCCTGGCCACGGCCTTGCACCATGGCGATCTTGATCGGGATCAGTTCCTCTGCGTGGAGCATCCTTCGGTCTACACCCTGGGACGCCATGGCAGCCGTTCTCATCTCGGGGTGAGCGAGGACTTTCTCGCCAAGCGCGGCATCGAGGTGGTCACCATCGAGCGCGGAGGGGAGATCACCTACCACGGTCCGGGGCAGTTGGTCCTCTATCCGATTCTTCGCCTGAAACAACATCGCCTGCGGGTGGGCGAGTATGTCTGCCTGATGGAGGAGTTGATGCTGCGCCTGGCCGCGGACTGCGGGGTGAGGGCCAACCGCGATCCCCGCAATCACGGCGTCTGGGTCGGCAACAACAAGCTGGGCAGTATCGGCATCGCCATCCGCCACGGTGTCACCTTTCATGGCCTGGCCTTGAACGTGGAGCTCGACCTGACCCCCTTTTCCTGGATCAATCCCTGCGGCCTCACCGGGGTGGGCATGACCTCGTTTGTTCATGAAGGCGCCAACTGCTCCATGGCCCAGGTCAAAGCGCATCTGCGGATGCATCTTGAAGAACTCTTCACCCTCAATCTGCAGACCGTGAGCGAGGCCTCGCTCCTCGTAGCCCTGCAAGGAACACCTGCTCCATGA